TGGACCACAAGTGACGGCAAGGTCTATGCAGTCCAGCGACTTCATCCTCGCGAAGACGCTGACCCAAAAAAGCTTTTCAAAGGCTACTGCTTCCACACGCCCGCTGAACCGGAGGAGTCCGCCAGAAAAGCAGTCATCAACGCAAGATTCTCATTGATTGCTGTAGGTTGCGCAGATGGGTCCATCCGTGTTTACTCGGCTCGAGATTATGCTGGCAATATTCCTCCTTCGCATACACACACCATTCCGGTGTCGACAACGGTTTCTGGTTCACTCACGACGCTCAGCTACTCACCTGACGGCTACTGTTTGTTTGCTGGATATGAAAACGGCTGGGCTACATGGAGCGTCTACGGGAAGCCGGGCAGTAACAGTTTTGGCGCACATGACACTATCATTGAGGCCAATGGCGAGAACTGGATTTCTGGCATTGGAGACGCCGTCTGGCTCGGCAGCGGTTCGGAGATCCTGATTACACATCGCAAGCACGAGGCAATATGGGTACTGGAAATGGCGAGAAGCGCAGTCGTCGGCAACTACAACGCTGCAAATCTCATGCGCACCGTTTTGCAGACGAGTACCAACGTCATGATATATCGCGGATATGACTTGCCAGATCTAGCCAGCATCTCTGCGGAGCCGCATCTGTGGCACACAACGAAAGTGCCCTTGGGCTATCTACTTCAGCAGTGGCCCATCCGCCACACTGTCATTTCACCAGATGGTCGATACGTTGCTGTGGCTGGGCGCCGAGGTTTGGCTCACTATAGTGTCAACAGTGGTCGATGGAAAACATTTGCCAACGAAGCCATGGAAAATGAATTTCAGGTCAGGGGCAGCATGTGCTGGTATCAGCATATCCTCGTGGCTGCTGTTGAGGCTAATAAGTCGCACGAATTGCGCCTCTATTCGAGAGAAACGGCGCTCGACAACTCTCAGGTGCTTCACACCGAACGGTTACCAGCTCCTGCAGTTTTAGTGACTACTTCAGGGGAGGACTCGTTACTTGTGTACACCTACGACAATCTACTCTACCACTTCATTTTCGCGCCCACCAACGGTTCGATCAGATTGGTGCAGCTAGGACAGATCGCATTTCATGGCATCGTGCGCTCGCCTGCAAGAGTCCGCGGTCTGAGCTGGATTTTGCCAGATAGCCAACTCGTTGACGGTGATCCGTCACAAGATGTCGCCGTGGCGTCTGTCCTGTTCCTAGTAGATGCCAAGTTGGTATTGCTACAGCCCTCATTCAATAGCGAGGGTAATTTGAAGTACGACATGAAAGTCATCGCTCAAAACGTTGAATTTCATGTTAGCATGCGGGACCAGCCCCATTTTGATGGGTTAGCTACACATGCTGAGGATTTGTCACCTGCGGAGGCAGACGTGACTCTACGCAACTCACTCTGGGTGTTCGATGGCCAGGATTTCAAGGTCTGGGCAGACATACAAGAGGTGCTGCAAGCGGCTTCAAATGAGGCACAGCGAGAACTGCCGAAGACAATATCGGTCCCTCTAGACTTTTACCCCCTTTCGACACTTCTTGGAAAGGGCATTATCCTTGGGATTGAAGCTGATCTAATACAGCGAAGAGACATcagcttctccttcttccgcTTCGCCATTCGAGTTGGTTTACCATCACTACTTTTGAGAGACGACTtgctaatagtaattaacagACACATTTATTCTTGCCTGACATTCTGCGATTTCTCCTGACCGAGGGCCGGAAAGGAGACGCAGTCAAGCTTTCAGACCGGTATCAAAATTTGGAATACTTCGCACACGCGTTGGAGATACTGCTTCACAAGGTGTTGGATAAGGAGGTTGATTCCGGACCAAGCCCTGAGGAGGCGATCTTACCAAGGGTGCTTTCGCTTTTGTCGTCTTTTAAGCAGTACCTAGACATTGTGGTGCAATGTACAAGGAAAACGGAGGTGCGGCAATGGCGCACACTTTTCGCATACCTCCCGCCAGTACAAGAACTTTTCGAAGAGTCGCTTCAGCGAGGGTCGTTGAAGACGGCCGGAGGCTATCTTATCATCTTGCATACTCTAGATGAGCTTGGATCTGCGTCAGAACAAACAGTACGATTGCTATCAAGAGCAATGAAGGAGGGTGACTGGGAGCTGTGCAAGGAACTTGCGCGGTTCTTGGCAGCAATGGATGAAACTGGCGACACGCTCCGTGAAGCGATGGAAGGCGTGAATATTTCCATGCAGGGTAACAAGGATCAATCCGGGCTGATGAGTCGTCTTGATGTGCCTCACAGCAAAGCCGTAAATGGCTTGGGGTTGAAGTATGTAGAGCAGAGCGACGAGATGGAGTTGGAGGGTCAGTCGGTCAGCTCTGCCGCCAGCTTTAGTTCAGACGGCCGCTAGAAGGTGCTGTAATACGTAAAAACGAAGTCCATGAGTGCCACTCTCAATAATTCCCCGCGACATTACAAGTATGGTGAGCTTGTCCTTTAAATAGATGACCTTGATGAACGAGGCGCTGTTGTTCCATTGCCACTTGTGCAGACGCGCCTGCATAAACTTTGGGTTGTGCAATGACCGGTGCAAGAGGTACGTACCTCCCCCGCCCCCTCCAGCGTCCCTGGCAGGCACGGCTGGCCAGGCGCACCACAGCCCCGCCAACTGCTTTCTGCCCTGCAGATGAGCGTAGAGAAACACTGTCAATCACCACCCAATGAGAAATACCTTCCTTCCTGTTTCTTCACATCAGCGCCCATAGTCGAGACGGCCGAGCGACCGCGAACAATCAACATTTACGAACGATCTAGACGTTCCGACGCGACCGTACCTCTAGGCCATGATCTGAGCGCTCGTCGAGGCACGAGTCGCACTTTCTTCCCGCCATGATGGACGACTTCGTTAGCGAGTCGGACAGTGACTACACGAGCTACTGGCGAGACTGGGTGAGTGCGAAGAGACTGGCGATGGGCTATCTGCGGTCGAAGGGAAGGGAATTTTGATGAGTGTGGAAGCCGAGGTTGCGAGCTTTGGGCTGCGACGCGGTCATTGGCGCGCTGTTGAATGCCCTTGCAATACCCTCGGAGGACGGCCACTTAGCCACAGATGAATCGCCTGCTGACCGTGGCTCTTTGTAGTTCATTTCCTCTCGCGGAAACGAGTACTTCTGCGAAATCGACGAGGACTACCTCACGGATCGGTTCAACTTGACTGGGCTGAACACGGAGGTCCAATACTACCAATATGCGCTGGATCTCATCACTGATGTCTTCGACCTCGACTGCGACGATGAGATGAGGGAGACGATCGAGAAGTCTGCGAGACATCTGTATGGTCTCGTACACGCCCGATTCATCGTTACGACAAGGGGCTTAGCTAAGATGGTAAGCCATATCTTCTCTGGAATATTTGTCCAGCTTCTGTTTCTCCTTGCACCGATGGAGAATGAGAAGGACGGATCTTGGAACATCTGCACTTTTACTACGATGGCAATACTAACGCTGCTCGCAGCTTGAAAAGTACAAGAAGGCCGACTTTGGAAAATGCCCCCGTGTGATGTGCCATTCGCACCCTCTCCTTCCCATGGGCCTCGCCGACATCCCCAACCTGAAGCCCGTCAAGCTCTACTGCGCACGTTGCGAGGATAATTATAATCCAAAATCCTCACGCCACGCCGCTATTGATGGCGCCTACTTTGGCACCTCGTTCCACAACATCATCTTCCAGGCCTACCCGGCACTCATCCCTACCAAGAGCGCCGAGCGCTACATCCCGCGCGTCTACGGCTTCAAGGTTCACGCCCCCGCCGCCCTCATCCGGTGGCAGCACCAGAAGAAGGATTCCATGCGCCGTCGCCTGCGGAAGATGGAAGTGGACAGCGGGTTCCGAGACGAGGATCTcctggaggaggaggacgacgaTGTCGAATTTGAGGGCACAGCAGCCCGCGTACGGGCCGGGGATGACGAGGGCGTTGCCATGGCGTAAATTAGAAGAAAGAAGACAAGGCGAAGACGGTCTTCGCTCATCTTTGGCTACTTCTCTAGCCAGGCACAATATCGACATTGCACACGGGGGGCGACCTGATAAAAAGGCTTTCTTCGGGCCACGGCATGGCTTCCTCCCGCTTAGCTGTCACTTTTCTTTTCTAGTTTTCATCTCTCCTATTCGGTAGACTGGGGCCTCGGGAATAATGATATGATGGCTTTCATGATCAACAAGCTTACCCTTTCGGGCCGCGGCCGCTTGATGGTACACGTGAAAGCTTGGTGTGACGTTCATCAATCCACAAGCCATCAATTCGTCAGCAAATGTATACAAACCTAGATGTCCAATGAGCTTGCAGATTCTCTTGCTGATCAAAGTGGCTTGCTGTTCAAGGTAGCCAGGGAGAGTTTGGTAGTAGATCACGGCTCAGGTTGTCGACGCAGGCTCAAATTCCTCCCCGACATGACAGCACAGTCGAATAGCCATGTGGTAAAGTAGACCAGCTAGATATCTTCGTCTTGTATCGCGGTTCGTAGTCTACTCGGCCAAGCGCAGATACCCGGCTTGTATAGGCAAAGCTAGCTTGGTCTCGTGGGCAGGGAGCCCGGTGATCGTGAGCATGTATGTATGCCTCCCCCCGACATTTGATAAACTGTTCATAGCGCCGTGGTCCTGGCGTCGCCATTACAAATTGAAAGAGTGAGAATCAGGGCCAATTCAGAAATTCGAAGATAGCCTACTACAGCTAGGGCCCTGTAGATCTTAGTGGAGAAGGGCTGTAGCGGTAGGTAAGCTATCAATGTTCCTTGTCCATGATCAACATTGTGCACAAGTAGAACGGGTCAACAGAGGTCGTCAGTCACAAATCTATTCCGTAAAGGTCATATCTGTATGCCATGCCTGGCCCCCATAAGAAACAATTGCCCTAGGCACCCGCCAGTTCCTTTTTTTAGGCGGGTGGTATACCGTAAACTCCGTTCATGCCCCAATATGCCCAGTGTGGAAATGCGATGGATGCTATAGCATGCCGCACCCATTCTATCATAATCAGAACCGATTTTCAGCCTCAGGCTCATCATGAGAGCTTTGCTTGCCCATGTACTGCGTTGATGTTGCTTGACCAATGACTGGTCTCGACACATATGCCTCTTCCTCATCGCCAGGCCGAATAAAGTCTCCTTTGTCAGTCGCGTAACTGTACGAGCCAACACCAGACCACCAAGCTTTATCGTGGCTGCGAGGACCCCATGCCCAGCCAGCACCCTGAGTGATCGGAAGGTGGTAGTAGCGGAAGGCGAAGATGGATGTAAAAATTCCAATCATGTAGCCGAAAAGAATGTCGAAACCGTGATGGCGGAAGTCAAACCAGCGAGAGCCAGCAATGAAGATGGAAGCGAACCAAGGTATAACGACGATGGTCAGGAGATAGATCGGAGGGGCAGCAGCTTGTCGACGGACAGCCGTAACGACCTTGTTATGCTCAGCCAAGTTCCTGGCTGCAGTGGTGGAATCGGGATTGAGCGATCCGCTTTCGCCGAGTCCGACCTCCTCATAACCGGATCCAGCCTTCTTGATGCGAGATGGGAAAGCCGAGTGGGAATCGGCACCGTTGTCTGAAGCCACGAATGGTAGGGTAACGGCGAACTTGCTGGCGAGGAAAAGAGACAGGTAGATCagaccggcggcggcggagctCGAGTGACCAGACGGGTAGCTGCGGAAACCATCGTTGAGCGTGTGCGAATCGGTATTTGTGCAAATGGCTGCAGACACAAGCTGACCAAAGCCTGCCGCACCTGTTAAGCCGGTAATGTTGGCGGATGTACCACCAACGATGTACTTCTGTATGTTGGCCAGGTCGGGCTGGCATCGAGAAAGAAGATCGGGTCGTGGTTTACCGAACATGTTCTTCATGCCGTTGGTGATGAAGAAGGCGCCAACATGAGCGAGAGCAAGACCGAGATATCCAACGTGCAATTCCCACAGCTTCCGTTTCCAGATGAGAGACTTGGGAGTTCCCTTAGGAACAGTATTTCCGGGGACGAGGATGAGGCACACGGCAgcgatgacgatgatggGGCCAGCGACAGCAATGATGGCGGCTAGCCACATAGGCACGGTCTCGTGGTGGGTGAACGGGAAGCTGTTAAACTTTGGGTCAGCAAGATGCGGTAGAAGAAGGGACGTTAAGCGGCGGTTCTAGTGTCTTACGAGATATTGGGGTCGAGGACAGAGAAAGGACGCTTGTTCGGCTCGACGATGCCCAATACGGTGGCAATGCCGCCGACAACGGCGAGGACAAGCCAGTCGAAGACGTATGATCCAATTAGCGAGGGAGTCCAGTGGCCGCGATGCGGACGGCGCCTGGAGTAGGGCGCTGGTGATTCGGGCATCTTGTAGTACGAGGGCCTCGATGAGGGCGACAAGTTTGCGAGAGGAATGGACGAGGACATGAGGTGAAGGGTAAGgggagagaagaaaaaggCAAGAAGTAGTTGGGGGAGGGGAAGGAGGTCATCCGAATCCGAAGGGAGGTGGCTCCAAGCTACTTCAGGTGAATGAAAGGTAGCAAGCGTATCTGTATGGGCAGAGGGAAAGAGAGTTTTAGTGTTATGGGGTTAGGAATGGGGAAAGGATCCGCACGGCGACGATGATGGCGTAGTGAAAAGTGCGCGCGGATACGGCACCTGGGTGGTGGCTGGCCGGGGCTGCGGTACCTCGCGGAGAGGTATCTAGGGTGAGATGTGAGTGAGGCAGAGAGCGAAAGGCAGGGGCAAATGTCGGGCTGATAAAATTATCAGGCCAAGGTAACTGAGTTGCGATGTGAAAGTGAGGAAGGTAAAGTTTGGCCGGCGCGAGTAAAGAGAGAAGTGTAGAGACGGCAACAAGACACGAGGGGCCGGCGACTTGTTTGATGTTTGAATAATGTGTAGTGTAAGGTACGTGTAAGGGACCTGAGAACGCGCCAAGCGTGGTAGCACGGTATATGTAGTGGTGTGTATTTGGTCTACTGGCTGATTTTGTCTCTGGTGAAGAAGGGCAGTGGAGGTCAGGTTACGGATTGTAGAAAACCCGATGGCAATTGAATACGCGAAGACGTTTGGAGAAAATATGAAAAGAAGTCGAGCTGTCAGGTACTCTTACACTCAGGGCTCAGGACCAAGGAGACATGGGAGCTGTCGAGAGGTGAAGAAGGTGGAAGGGACGGAAGCACTTTGAAGTCGACGACAGGGTAGGAGAGTGCCGAAACAAACGGAGTAAGCAGTCGCGTGGCAGTGCTcgagacggcggcggcggtagtTTGGGGCGATTCAAGAGGAGCTGTTGGCTAACGTGATACATTGAGGTACATCAATCAGCGGCAACGCAACCTTAACATTGAGCAGCCAGCCAGTCTAGCGGAGGGCATCAATAATCGTGCAGCTCACGAGCCGTCAAAGAATTCAAGCATGGCAGAAAAGTAATTGGTATTATCGACTGCGTTAGGGGTCGTTCATCCGTACACGTCTAAACTTTGATGGGCGTTATGGGGTCTGCAGATGGCTGACAGCGCAATGCATGAATGCTGAAGGTGAGCACGAGCTTGAGCTACGCCAACAGGCAACAGATGAAGGAAGTCCCCTGATGCAGGCGCAGCCGATCATGGACCATCGCATCTAATGTATTTTTGGGCTTGGACGAAGCCAACAGAGTACAGGCTAACACAGCATGGCCGAGCCATTTGACGTAGCTGTAcgattagtatatagctcttgTCCTCACTCGGCTAATCTCGCAGCTTAGGATCCCGCGGACTCGTTGCGACAACCCTGCCATTTCATCACCCACGTTAACCGGAACCCGAGGGGCGGTACACTTAGATGGATGGCAGCACGTAAGGTATCCATATGTTGCGCGTTACGCACTGCGTGAAGAGCCGAAAGAAGATCGAAGATGGGAAAGGGTAAAAAGGGTCACGGCAGCCCCAGCCATTTCTTGACTCGAATCATCAATCCCGAGTCTCTCAAGTGTTTGAGAAAGCGCCTGAGGGAGCCCATTTGGCCTGCCTTGTGTCCTGTGCGACTTCTTTCACCAGAGGGAGGAAAAGGGAAGGGAAGGAACATACCTAGGTACTTGGTAAGGCTGTGCCTGGCGGGTACTTGCAAGGTACCTCTGGTTTCCATTACCGTTGCGGAGGTGAGAACGGAAGGAAGGCCCCATCTGAGACTTCACACCAGACCCAGACCGACCTGTGCGCCTACTTCCCGTGTACCCGTTGCGAAGTACGTTCCTAGTGaggcaaggtaaggtattACTGAACGAGCCCCTTTCGCTTACCTTAGCTAAGGCAGTACGTACCACAAGATGCACGATGCACTGGCGAGGGTGGCTTGGGTCTCGGCACTGTGGATCACAAGAAGCAGTCAATCGACTGAATCCTGTCACTTCTGACTCTGCCAAGAGTCTTGTCAGCTTCACTTTCATTAACCTGCCTTTTTGACTTGCCCATCGCACCGCATTCTTTTGCTCTGATCATTGACCATGTTAGGTCTAGGATTCTATAAACCACTTTACAGACCAAGGACAGAAGATTGCGTACCAATTCGTTGCTCTATGCCACAAATGTGCCAAGCATGCGCCGTCACTCGATCTTCAATTACCAACCACTGACCGACCACTGGCACACACATTCATCTACACACAATCACAGCTGACACTTGTTCCCACAACGAGTCTTTAAGTCCATTGATGGAGCTTTTAACTGACAGAGAAacacgtactccgtacagctCTTGTCTTGGCCTGTCACCTGCTATTAGGTATTCCGGAGAGATTCCACGGTAGCTTACCTACATTCCAACCTGTTCCCTAACGTCGTCTTAATTTGCCAGCCATCACGACTCACGACACTCGCTGCTCGTCGCACAACGGCCTTGTGTGCTCGCCTGTTCCGCCTTGGTCCCGCCCATGCCCCGGGATCATCGGCAGACCGGCACGTCGACACCTTCGTCAATTTTCACACGCGTGGCCTCTGCCCAATGCCACAGCTCAGCCCGCTTAAGCAGAAGGCACATTTCAGAAGACAACGCTAACCAAAATCGAAATACGGGTATGGGTTCTCCATATTTTACTGCTCAGGGCCGCCATGAACTGGTCTGGCACAACAACATTGCTATCAAGTTTTTCCTCCACTACATTGTGACAGCCAGTAAATGCTCCGCGGTATCCTCGGGCACCGATGCAACGGATGGGAAAGGTGTTCAATCGTCATCAATCAGTTTCTTGCAGACGGTCGCTACAGCAACCCAAAGTACAGTGTCATGGCGGGCGAAAATATATACCCaagtaaaaattactttgTTCATTTGTTCAAATGAACTGAGAACTTGATCAGGACTTCAGAGCCAAAGAACGCAGTCTGTATGAAGTACAACTCAAAATGTTTTCTGCTCCTGCAACGCAACATACCCCCATGACGCCTCCAGACTGGGAACGCCAAATCAATCCCTTGTCCCACGCCGTTTAGGGTGCTTCATTGGCTCTGCAGATCCCGAACCATGCCTATCGACCTGGAGATCCAATGACCCTCGCTCATGTTTCCAAATGGCTGCCACCCCTGAGATGCGAACGGATTCAGCCAACATCCCGTCGGAGACAGGGTCAAGCTGCGGCTGAGGGCAATTAATTCTCCGAGTCTTTGAGATGGCAGCGATGAGTCGTGATTCGCCAGCACTTGGCTACCCTAAACAGGAGCAGCCTCACCATCACTGCATACATACTA
The Colletotrichum lupini chromosome 6, complete sequence DNA segment above includes these coding regions:
- a CDS encoding casein kinase II subunit beta-2, which encodes MMDDFVSESDSDYTSYWRDWFISSRGNEYFCEIDEDYLTDRFNLTGLNTEVQYYQYALDLITDVFDLDCDDEMRETIEKSARHLYGLVHARFIVTTRGLAKMLEKYKKADFGKCPRVMCHSHPLLPMGLADIPNLKPVKLYCARCEDNYNPKSSRHAAIDGAYFGTSFHNIIFQAYPALIPTKSAERYIPRVYGFKVHAPAALIRWQHQKKDSMRRRLRKMEVDSGFRDEDLLEEEDDDVEFEGTAARVRAGDDEGVAMA
- a CDS encoding PAP2 superfamily protein, which codes for MSSSIPLANLSPSSRPSYYKMPESPAPYSRRRPHRGHWTPSLIGSYVFDWLVLAVVGGIATVLGIVEPNKRPFSVLDPNISFPFTHHETVPMWLAAIIAVAGPIIVIAAVCLILVPGNTVPKGTPKSLIWKRKLWELHVGYLGLALAHVGAFFITNGMKNMFGKPRPDLLSRCQPDLANIQKYIVGGTSANITGLTGAAGFGQLVSAAICTNTDSHTLNDGFRSYPSGHSSSAAAGLIYLSLFLASKFAVTLPFVASDNGADSHSAFPSRIKKAGSGYEEVGLGESGSLNPDSTTAARNLAEHNKVVTAVRRQAAAPPIYLLTIVVIPWFASIFIAGSRWFDFRHHGFDILFGYMIGIFTSIFAFRYYHLPITQGAGWAWGPRSHDKAWWSGVGSYSYATDKGDFIRPGDEEEAYVSRPVIGQATSTQYMGKQSSHDEPEAENRF